The sequence CGACACCGCCGCCATGGGCCTCGAGTTCATCAAGGCCTTCATCGAAACCAATCACGGCAAGCTCGACGTGTTCGGCAATTTCCCGACACTGTTCCTCGGGCACGTGACGGGCGACGGTGCGCTCGAGTACTACGACGGATTCATCCGCGTCGTCGACAGCGGCGGCAACATCGTGGCCGACCGCCTCGATCCCCGCAAGTACAACGACTACATCTCCGAGGCCGTCGAGGAGTGGTCGTACCTCAAATTCCCCTACTACGCGCCGCTCGGGTATCCGCAGGGCAACTACCGCGTGGGTCCGCTGGCGCGACTCAACGTGTGTTCGCACACGGGGTCGCCAAAATCGGATCGCGAACTCCTTATCTTCAAGCAGATGGCCGGCACGCGCAATGTGGTGCTGAACTCGTTCTACTACCACTACGCGCGCATGATCGAAATCCTCTTCGCGCTCGAGCGTATGGAGGAACTGCTCACCGACCCCGACACGCTGAACCAGGAAGACATCCGCGCGAGGGCCTTCTCGAACAAACCGCACGGCGTCGGCGCCTGCGAAGCGCCGCGCGGCACACTCTTTCACAACTACACGGTGGGACGCGACGGCGTGATCAAAAAGGTCGATATGGTGATCGCGACGGGACAGAACAACCTCTCGATGAACCGCACCATCCGGCAGATCGCCATGCACTACATCAGCGATCCCGAGACCGAGATCACCGACGGCATACTCAACCGCATCGAGGCAGGCATCCGCTGCTACGATCCCTGCCTCTCGTGCTCGACACACGCGCTCGGACAGATGCCCTTCGAGATCGAATACCGCGGATCCGACGGCACGCTGCTCAAGCGCGGAGGACGCGGCTGATAGAAGGTTCGCATAAAATTCCCGCGTGTTGTATTTTTGTCTGTTTACATCAAAACACGACTCACGAAGGACAACACATGAGAACTCTGTTTGCGCTGGCCATTGCCTGTCTTTGCGCAGGATCCGCGTTCGCACAGGATCCCGCATCGGTCCGCCCGATCCAGGTGGGACCGCATCTCTCGCTCAACGTCACGAGAAACACAGTGGACTACAAGGTCGCGGGACCGGAACGCGACTGGGGCATGGGAAGCCGCATCGGCGTGATCGGCGACATCCCGGTGGGTGAGGATCTCGCGGTGGTCGCGAGTCTCGACTACTACACACTGTCCTTCAGCGACAAGAACAAAGCCGTCGATGTGACGCCGAACGGAGCGTCCACCGACAAGGACGAGCTATTCCCCGACGGCACATTTCTCACCACCGAAGGATCGTTCAATTACCTCGCACTTACAACGATGTTCCGCGTGAGCAATTTCGCCTTCGGTTTCACCTTCGGCCTGCCGCTTACCGCGACAATCACGAACAGCTTCAATCCCCAGTACCCGATGCCGGTACGCAGGGTCAACACTTCGAACGACGACGTGTACATACTGCAGGAGGACATTTCTCCGCCTTCGTCGGAGCGCGCATTCCTCATCGAGGCGCGGATCGGGGGCGACTTCCCGCTGTACGCGAACGAATCCGGCTCGCTGCACCTGCTGCTGAGCGCCGCGTATCCGCTCACGCAGATGATATCGTCCGCCGCGGGCGAGGATATCGTGACGGATCTCGGCAACGGGCAGAAGAAGATCACGAAGGTGACGTACCTTCCGCATCTGAACGACAATTTCCGTCTGCCGACGCTTTCGCTCGGCGTGTCGTACCTGTTCAATCTGTGATTCCGACGCCGGCACAGCACTGCCGCGCAGCGCGCGGATTGACACACGCACGGGCCACTCACACGGCGGGGATCATTCTGCTCCTCGCCGTGTTTGTTGCGTTCCCGGCACCGGTGTACGCCTCGGCGGCGGCCGCGCGCGTCGTCGTGGATTCGACCGGCACCGTATTCGCCGAGGATGTGGACTACGGCACGGTGTCCGACGACCAATTCCCGAGCGATAAAGTCGTCGCGCTGCGGAATACAGGCGCCACCGCCGTGACCATCGTCCGCGCGGACGTCCGTCCCGGGGCGCCGTTCCGCGTGACCGCGGGACTGCCCGCGACAATTCCCGCGGGCGGCACCGTATGGATGATCGTGCGCTTCCTTGATCCGGGTTCCGAGGGTGCGCAGCAGGACACGCTGCGGTACATGACCCAGACGTCGATGTTTGCCGCGATGACCGTCGCGCGCGGGCAGAAACGATTCCGGCTCAGCATCGGCGCACCGTCCGCGGTTGCGTGTTATCTCGGGCCCTGCGATCCCGGTCCGCTCGACACCGTGGTCGTGCTG comes from Ignavibacteriota bacterium and encodes:
- a CDS encoding Ni/Fe hydrogenase subunit alpha yields the protein MAKPTRQIVIDPVTRIEGHAKITVHFNDQGAVEDARIHITEFRGFEKFCEGRLVWEMPGITSRICGICPVSHLLTSAKAGDDILAVEIPRPAENLRRVLNLAQWVQSHALSFFHLSAPDLLLGFDAPPEKRSIFGLAEAHPDFARRGIRLRKFGQDVIEKLGGRKIHPVYAVPGGVRAPLSEAVRDEILAGLPEAHDTAAMGLEFIKAFIETNHGKLDVFGNFPTLFLGHVTGDGALEYYDGFIRVVDSGGNIVADRLDPRKYNDYISEAVEEWSYLKFPYYAPLGYPQGNYRVGPLARLNVCSHTGSPKSDRELLIFKQMAGTRNVVLNSFYYHYARMIEILFALERMEELLTDPDTLNQEDIRARAFSNKPHGVGACEAPRGTLFHNYTVGRDGVIKKVDMVIATGQNNLSMNRTIRQIAMHYISDPETEITDGILNRIEAGIRCYDPCLSCSTHALGQMPFEIEYRGSDGTLLKRGGRG